In Harpia harpyja isolate bHarHar1 chromosome 8, bHarHar1 primary haplotype, whole genome shotgun sequence, a genomic segment contains:
- the SPICE1 gene encoding spindle and centriole-associated protein 1 isoform X2, protein MPGCSEQCDRWHKSSILQTKSTVHDLTVHRATPEDILRRHEMHKSKNKALAHLELQEKALKRKWKKQKQLAGDSLEKRKLTLMREILSDQYHLQDVLERSDQVMAVAKDLFGDAPRTRTGFPNVTMAPNCDLESSQGPIVQKCDPSTQLSILSESVMDSQALNEVEEEALSIYQSEDGHQDFLNFKSSISSDRLLRLLREENSLVNSQLWAEKDMRRTTLSQESNMPLTPTTVSPSLDQSALNATNVVKRIHSRLQNEDEEETVDSTYTVRQVLNPNSRKQKQIAAKMKRKQTAQNSARQSRDDSPANSIPTDLRRDNKSSLDILNHMIHEVEHELEEYERYTGREVQKTERSEGLTGFTLSLVNALCRLMRYLKESEMQLREKEVMRQQHEEMLNEHRELIDALTAEILLVREENTTIQKKLQQYMMVTDEQLISLTQAFKGLPLVEPRREQSPNNFGIASKGPVNGQEEPDLSYFEPSADACKREGMLKFPQEELPLKFPLRPGASGGGGAGRSLPAHIFQPAVLLSPPRQKSSQELSLLQNVFTAVSQSPENTEREPCKERSSPSDLQTQSTTEENCLISRRQPVPPADKDLESSHGKISLSCPGDARKNNTAKELFQNGDLLGQIAELTRQNSLIKAQLSKFRGFSEDTSDCLHQPDPIQNANPSPDSSQGQTHLMVSKSLEERIAELNRQSTEARDKLLQLIDQQKLAAADVVPPTISPVLSPSLNYTENARRTIDVSIPMAVAMDSSKEDSVSPASMTSIRRSVGDSGKPCSPLSASSESVKLIPVSQRPKVEKQKEEGWFALSMHVM, encoded by the exons ATGCCAGGTTGCTCAGAGCAATGTGACAGATGGCACAAGTCCAGTATTCTGCAAACCAAG AGTACCGTCCATGATTTGACAGTCCACCGTGCAACTCCTGAGGATATT CTGCGTCGCCATGAAATGCACAAATCAAAAAACAAAGCACTGGCCCATCTGGAACTGCAagagaaagcactgaaaagaaaatggaagaaacaaaaacaacTGGCTGGTGATTCCTTGGAGAAAAGGAAGTTGACTCTGATGCGTGAG ATTCTGTCTGATCAATACCATTTGCAAGATGTATTGGAACGATCTGATCAGGTTATGGCTGTGGCAAAAGACTTGTTTGGGGATGCTCCTCGCACGCGAACAG GTTTCCCTAATGTAACAATGGCTCCTAACTGTGACCTAGAATCATCTCAAGGACCCATTGTACAAAAATGTGATCCTTCCACTCAGCTTTCCATCCTTAGTGAATCTGTCATGGATTCCCAG GCTCTTAATGAAGTGGAAGAGGAAGCATTATCAATCTATCAATCAGAAGATGGACACCAGGACTTTCTGAATTTCAAATCCAGTATCAGTTCTGACAG GCTACTTCGGTTATTGAGAGAAGAAAATTCCTTGGTGAATTCTCAGTTGTGGGCTGAAAAGGATATGAGAAGAACTACCTTATCACAGGAATCAAATATGCCTTTGACTCCAACAActgtttctccatcattggaTCAGTCAG CCCTCAATGCTACAAATGTAGTCAAGAGAATCCATTCAAGACTTCAGAATGAAGACGAAGAAGAGACTGTAGACTCCACTTACACTGTGAGACAAGTGCTGAACCCAAACtcaaggaaacaaaagcaaattgcaGCAAAAA tgaaaagaaaacaaactgcacagAACTCTGCAAGACAGAGCAGAGATGATTCTCCAGCTAATTCAATCCCCACTGACCTTCGGAGGGACAACAAATCCAGCCTAGATATTCTCAACCACATGATACATGAAGTGGAGCATGAATTGGAGGAATATGAGCGATATACAGGTCGTGAGGTTCAAAAAACTGAGAGAAGTGAAGGCCTCACTGGGTTTACGTTGTCACTGGTTAATGCTCTATGTCGTTTGATGCGCTACCTCAAAGAG aGTGAAATGCAGCTGCGTGAGAAAGAGGTGATGAGACAGCAGCATGAGGAGATGTTGAATGAACACAGAGAACTGATTGATGCTCTGACTGCAGAAATACTTCTAGTGAGGGAAGAAAACACTACTATCCAG AAGAAGCTTCAGCAATACATGATGGTAACAGATGAACAGCTGATTTCTCTCACACAAGCATTTAAAGGCCTCCCTTTGGTAGAACCTAGAAGAGAACAAAGTCCAAACAATTTTGGAATTGCAAGCAAAGGCCCAGTGAACGGGCAag AAGAGCCTGATTTGAGCTATTTTGAGCCTAGTGCTGATGCATGCAAAAGGGAAGGTATGCTGAAATTCCCACAGGAAGAACTTCCTCTCAAGTTTCCCCTGAGGCCAGGTGCCTCAGGTGGTGGCGGAGCTGGTAGAAGCTTGCCAGCCCACATCTTCCAGCCAGCTGTGCTGTTGTCACCTCCCCGGCAGAAGAGCAGTCAGGAATTGTCTCTCCTGCAGAATG TGTTTACAGCCGTTTCTCAGTCtcctgaaaacactgaaagagaacCATGCAAGGAAAGGAGCTCACCTTCTGACCTGCAAACACAGAGCACAACTGAGGAAAACTGTCTCATCTCTCGAAGGCAACCAGTTCCTCCTGCAGACAAAGACTTGGAGAGTTCCCATGGGAAAATCAGTCTGTCCTGCCCAGGTGACGCtagaaaaaacaacacagctaAAGAGTTATTTCAAAACGGTGATCTACTGGGACAGATAGCTGAGCTTACACGGCAGAACTCTCTAATTAAAGCTCAACTGAGCAAATTCAGAGGCTTCTCTGAAGACACAAGTGACTGCCTAcatcagccagacccaatacaaaatGCAAATCCTAGTCCAGACTCTTCACAAGGACAG ACTCATCTCATGGTATCAAAGAGCTTGGAGGAAAGAATAGCAGAGCTGAATCGTCAGAGTACAGAAGCACGTGATAAACTGTTGCAGCTAATAGACCAACAGAAATTAGCTGCTGCTGATGTGGTCCCTCCAACGATATCTCCTGTTCTGTCCCCATCCCTAAATTATACTG AAAATGCAAGGAGGACAATCGATGTGTCTATTCCCATGGCAGTTGCTATGGACAGCTCCAAAGAAGATAGTGTTTCCCCTGCCAGTATGACCAGTATAAGAAG GTCTGTAGGAGACTCTGGCAAACCTTGTTCACCCTTAAGTGCCTCATCAGAAAGTGTGAAATTAATTCCTGTCAGCCAAAGGCCAAAG
- the SPICE1 gene encoding spindle and centriole-associated protein 1 isoform X5, whose amino-acid sequence MSLLRGPRPRGPGKKGSRKAATVKRDWDSTVHDLTVHRATPEDILRRHEMHKSKNKALAHLELQEKALKRKWKKQKQLAGDSLEKRKLTLMREALNEVEEEALSIYQSEDGHQDFLNFKSSISSDRLLRLLREENSLVNSQLWAEKDMRRTTLSQESNMPLTPTTVSPSLDQSALNATNVVKRIHSRLQNEDEEETVDSTYTVRQVLNPNSRKQKQIAAKMKRKQTAQNSARQSRDDSPANSIPTDLRRDNKSSLDILNHMIHEVEHELEEYERYTGREVQKTERSEGLTGFTLSLVNALCRLMRYLKESEMQLREKEVMRQQHEEMLNEHRELIDALTAEILLVREENTTIQKKLQQYMMVTDEQLISLTQAFKGLPLVEPRREQSPNNFGIASKGPVNGQEEPDLSYFEPSADACKREGMLKFPQEELPLKFPLRPGASGGGGAGRSLPAHIFQPAVLLSPPRQKSSQELSLLQNVFTAVSQSPENTEREPCKERSSPSDLQTQSTTEENCLISRRQPVPPADKDLESSHGKISLSCPGDARKNNTAKELFQNGDLLGQIAELTRQNSLIKAQLSKFRGFSEDTSDCLHQPDPIQNANPSPDSSQGQTHLMVSKSLEERIAELNRQSTEARDKLLQLIDQQKLAAADVVPPTISPVLSPSLNYTENARRTIDVSIPMAVAMDSSKEDSVSPASMTSIRRSVGDSGKPCSPLSASSESVKLIPVSQRPKVEKQKEEGWFALSMHVM is encoded by the exons aTGTCGCTGCTGAGGGGaccgcggccccgcggccccggtaAGAAGGGCTCCAGAAAGGCGGCGACGGTTAAGCGGGACTGGGAT AGTACCGTCCATGATTTGACAGTCCACCGTGCAACTCCTGAGGATATT CTGCGTCGCCATGAAATGCACAAATCAAAAAACAAAGCACTGGCCCATCTGGAACTGCAagagaaagcactgaaaagaaaatggaagaaacaaaaacaacTGGCTGGTGATTCCTTGGAGAAAAGGAAGTTGACTCTGATGCGTGAG GCTCTTAATGAAGTGGAAGAGGAAGCATTATCAATCTATCAATCAGAAGATGGACACCAGGACTTTCTGAATTTCAAATCCAGTATCAGTTCTGACAG GCTACTTCGGTTATTGAGAGAAGAAAATTCCTTGGTGAATTCTCAGTTGTGGGCTGAAAAGGATATGAGAAGAACTACCTTATCACAGGAATCAAATATGCCTTTGACTCCAACAActgtttctccatcattggaTCAGTCAG CCCTCAATGCTACAAATGTAGTCAAGAGAATCCATTCAAGACTTCAGAATGAAGACGAAGAAGAGACTGTAGACTCCACTTACACTGTGAGACAAGTGCTGAACCCAAACtcaaggaaacaaaagcaaattgcaGCAAAAA tgaaaagaaaacaaactgcacagAACTCTGCAAGACAGAGCAGAGATGATTCTCCAGCTAATTCAATCCCCACTGACCTTCGGAGGGACAACAAATCCAGCCTAGATATTCTCAACCACATGATACATGAAGTGGAGCATGAATTGGAGGAATATGAGCGATATACAGGTCGTGAGGTTCAAAAAACTGAGAGAAGTGAAGGCCTCACTGGGTTTACGTTGTCACTGGTTAATGCTCTATGTCGTTTGATGCGCTACCTCAAAGAG aGTGAAATGCAGCTGCGTGAGAAAGAGGTGATGAGACAGCAGCATGAGGAGATGTTGAATGAACACAGAGAACTGATTGATGCTCTGACTGCAGAAATACTTCTAGTGAGGGAAGAAAACACTACTATCCAG AAGAAGCTTCAGCAATACATGATGGTAACAGATGAACAGCTGATTTCTCTCACACAAGCATTTAAAGGCCTCCCTTTGGTAGAACCTAGAAGAGAACAAAGTCCAAACAATTTTGGAATTGCAAGCAAAGGCCCAGTGAACGGGCAag AAGAGCCTGATTTGAGCTATTTTGAGCCTAGTGCTGATGCATGCAAAAGGGAAGGTATGCTGAAATTCCCACAGGAAGAACTTCCTCTCAAGTTTCCCCTGAGGCCAGGTGCCTCAGGTGGTGGCGGAGCTGGTAGAAGCTTGCCAGCCCACATCTTCCAGCCAGCTGTGCTGTTGTCACCTCCCCGGCAGAAGAGCAGTCAGGAATTGTCTCTCCTGCAGAATG TGTTTACAGCCGTTTCTCAGTCtcctgaaaacactgaaagagaacCATGCAAGGAAAGGAGCTCACCTTCTGACCTGCAAACACAGAGCACAACTGAGGAAAACTGTCTCATCTCTCGAAGGCAACCAGTTCCTCCTGCAGACAAAGACTTGGAGAGTTCCCATGGGAAAATCAGTCTGTCCTGCCCAGGTGACGCtagaaaaaacaacacagctaAAGAGTTATTTCAAAACGGTGATCTACTGGGACAGATAGCTGAGCTTACACGGCAGAACTCTCTAATTAAAGCTCAACTGAGCAAATTCAGAGGCTTCTCTGAAGACACAAGTGACTGCCTAcatcagccagacccaatacaaaatGCAAATCCTAGTCCAGACTCTTCACAAGGACAG ACTCATCTCATGGTATCAAAGAGCTTGGAGGAAAGAATAGCAGAGCTGAATCGTCAGAGTACAGAAGCACGTGATAAACTGTTGCAGCTAATAGACCAACAGAAATTAGCTGCTGCTGATGTGGTCCCTCCAACGATATCTCCTGTTCTGTCCCCATCCCTAAATTATACTG AAAATGCAAGGAGGACAATCGATGTGTCTATTCCCATGGCAGTTGCTATGGACAGCTCCAAAGAAGATAGTGTTTCCCCTGCCAGTATGACCAGTATAAGAAG GTCTGTAGGAGACTCTGGCAAACCTTGTTCACCCTTAAGTGCCTCATCAGAAAGTGTGAAATTAATTCCTGTCAGCCAAAGGCCAAAG
- the SPICE1 gene encoding spindle and centriole-associated protein 1 isoform X7, producing the protein MSVETFMVILSDQYHLQDVLERSDQVMAVAKDLFGDAPRTRTGFPNVTMAPNCDLESSQGPIVQKCDPSTQLSILSESVMDSQALNEVEEEALSIYQSEDGHQDFLNFKSSISSDRLLRLLREENSLVNSQLWAEKDMRRTTLSQESNMPLTPTTVSPSLDQSALNATNVVKRIHSRLQNEDEEETVDSTYTVRQVLNPNSRKQKQIAAKMKRKQTAQNSARQSRDDSPANSIPTDLRRDNKSSLDILNHMIHEVEHELEEYERYTGREVQKTERSEGLTGFTLSLVNALCRLMRYLKESEMQLREKEVMRQQHEEMLNEHRELIDALTAEILLVREENTTIQKKLQQYMMVTDEQLISLTQAFKGLPLVEPRREQSPNNFGIASKGPVNGQEEPDLSYFEPSADACKREGMLKFPQEELPLKFPLRPGASGGGGAGRSLPAHIFQPAVLLSPPRQKSSQELSLLQNVFTAVSQSPENTEREPCKERSSPSDLQTQSTTEENCLISRRQPVPPADKDLESSHGKISLSCPGDARKNNTAKELFQNGDLLGQIAELTRQNSLIKAQLSKFRGFSEDTSDCLHQPDPIQNANPSPDSSQGQTHLMVSKSLEERIAELNRQSTEARDKLLQLIDQQKLAAADVVPPTISPVLSPSLNYTENARRTIDVSIPMAVAMDSSKEDSVSPASMTSIRRSVGDSGKPCSPLSASSESVKLIPVSQRPKVEKQKEEGWFALSMHVM; encoded by the exons ATGTCTGTTGAAACTTTTATGGTG ATTCTGTCTGATCAATACCATTTGCAAGATGTATTGGAACGATCTGATCAGGTTATGGCTGTGGCAAAAGACTTGTTTGGGGATGCTCCTCGCACGCGAACAG GTTTCCCTAATGTAACAATGGCTCCTAACTGTGACCTAGAATCATCTCAAGGACCCATTGTACAAAAATGTGATCCTTCCACTCAGCTTTCCATCCTTAGTGAATCTGTCATGGATTCCCAG GCTCTTAATGAAGTGGAAGAGGAAGCATTATCAATCTATCAATCAGAAGATGGACACCAGGACTTTCTGAATTTCAAATCCAGTATCAGTTCTGACAG GCTACTTCGGTTATTGAGAGAAGAAAATTCCTTGGTGAATTCTCAGTTGTGGGCTGAAAAGGATATGAGAAGAACTACCTTATCACAGGAATCAAATATGCCTTTGACTCCAACAActgtttctccatcattggaTCAGTCAG CCCTCAATGCTACAAATGTAGTCAAGAGAATCCATTCAAGACTTCAGAATGAAGACGAAGAAGAGACTGTAGACTCCACTTACACTGTGAGACAAGTGCTGAACCCAAACtcaaggaaacaaaagcaaattgcaGCAAAAA tgaaaagaaaacaaactgcacagAACTCTGCAAGACAGAGCAGAGATGATTCTCCAGCTAATTCAATCCCCACTGACCTTCGGAGGGACAACAAATCCAGCCTAGATATTCTCAACCACATGATACATGAAGTGGAGCATGAATTGGAGGAATATGAGCGATATACAGGTCGTGAGGTTCAAAAAACTGAGAGAAGTGAAGGCCTCACTGGGTTTACGTTGTCACTGGTTAATGCTCTATGTCGTTTGATGCGCTACCTCAAAGAG aGTGAAATGCAGCTGCGTGAGAAAGAGGTGATGAGACAGCAGCATGAGGAGATGTTGAATGAACACAGAGAACTGATTGATGCTCTGACTGCAGAAATACTTCTAGTGAGGGAAGAAAACACTACTATCCAG AAGAAGCTTCAGCAATACATGATGGTAACAGATGAACAGCTGATTTCTCTCACACAAGCATTTAAAGGCCTCCCTTTGGTAGAACCTAGAAGAGAACAAAGTCCAAACAATTTTGGAATTGCAAGCAAAGGCCCAGTGAACGGGCAag AAGAGCCTGATTTGAGCTATTTTGAGCCTAGTGCTGATGCATGCAAAAGGGAAGGTATGCTGAAATTCCCACAGGAAGAACTTCCTCTCAAGTTTCCCCTGAGGCCAGGTGCCTCAGGTGGTGGCGGAGCTGGTAGAAGCTTGCCAGCCCACATCTTCCAGCCAGCTGTGCTGTTGTCACCTCCCCGGCAGAAGAGCAGTCAGGAATTGTCTCTCCTGCAGAATG TGTTTACAGCCGTTTCTCAGTCtcctgaaaacactgaaagagaacCATGCAAGGAAAGGAGCTCACCTTCTGACCTGCAAACACAGAGCACAACTGAGGAAAACTGTCTCATCTCTCGAAGGCAACCAGTTCCTCCTGCAGACAAAGACTTGGAGAGTTCCCATGGGAAAATCAGTCTGTCCTGCCCAGGTGACGCtagaaaaaacaacacagctaAAGAGTTATTTCAAAACGGTGATCTACTGGGACAGATAGCTGAGCTTACACGGCAGAACTCTCTAATTAAAGCTCAACTGAGCAAATTCAGAGGCTTCTCTGAAGACACAAGTGACTGCCTAcatcagccagacccaatacaaaatGCAAATCCTAGTCCAGACTCTTCACAAGGACAG ACTCATCTCATGGTATCAAAGAGCTTGGAGGAAAGAATAGCAGAGCTGAATCGTCAGAGTACAGAAGCACGTGATAAACTGTTGCAGCTAATAGACCAACAGAAATTAGCTGCTGCTGATGTGGTCCCTCCAACGATATCTCCTGTTCTGTCCCCATCCCTAAATTATACTG AAAATGCAAGGAGGACAATCGATGTGTCTATTCCCATGGCAGTTGCTATGGACAGCTCCAAAGAAGATAGTGTTTCCCCTGCCAGTATGACCAGTATAAGAAG GTCTGTAGGAGACTCTGGCAAACCTTGTTCACCCTTAAGTGCCTCATCAGAAAGTGTGAAATTAATTCCTGTCAGCCAAAGGCCAAAG
- the SPICE1 gene encoding spindle and centriole-associated protein 1 isoform X4 — MSLLRGPRPRGPGKKGSRKAATVKRDWDSTVHDLTVHRATPEDILRRHEMHKSKNKALAHLELQEKALKRKWKKQKQLAGDSLEKRKLTLMREILSDQYHLQDVLERSDQVMAVAKDLFGDAPRTRTGFPNVTMAPNCDLESSQGPIVQKCDPSTQLSILSESVMDSQALNEVEEEALSIYQSEDGHQDFLNFKSSISSDRLLRLLREENSLVNSQLWAEKDMRRTTLSQESNMPLTPTTVSPSLDQSALNATNVVKRIHSRLQNEDEEETVDSTYTVRQVLNPNSRKQKQIAAKMKRKQTAQNSARQSRDDSPANSIPTDLRRDNKSSLDILNHMIHEVEHELEEYERYTGREVQKTERSEGLTGFTLSLVNALCRLMRYLKESEMQLREKEVMRQQHEEMLNEHRELIDALTAEILLVREENTTIQKKLQQYMMVTDEQLISLTQAFKGLPLVEPRREQSPNNFGIASKGPVNGQVFTAVSQSPENTEREPCKERSSPSDLQTQSTTEENCLISRRQPVPPADKDLESSHGKISLSCPGDARKNNTAKELFQNGDLLGQIAELTRQNSLIKAQLSKFRGFSEDTSDCLHQPDPIQNANPSPDSSQGQTHLMVSKSLEERIAELNRQSTEARDKLLQLIDQQKLAAADVVPPTISPVLSPSLNYTENARRTIDVSIPMAVAMDSSKEDSVSPASMTSIRRSVGDSGKPCSPLSASSESVKLIPVSQRPKVEKQKEEGWFALSMHVM; from the exons aTGTCGCTGCTGAGGGGaccgcggccccgcggccccggtaAGAAGGGCTCCAGAAAGGCGGCGACGGTTAAGCGGGACTGGGAT AGTACCGTCCATGATTTGACAGTCCACCGTGCAACTCCTGAGGATATT CTGCGTCGCCATGAAATGCACAAATCAAAAAACAAAGCACTGGCCCATCTGGAACTGCAagagaaagcactgaaaagaaaatggaagaaacaaaaacaacTGGCTGGTGATTCCTTGGAGAAAAGGAAGTTGACTCTGATGCGTGAG ATTCTGTCTGATCAATACCATTTGCAAGATGTATTGGAACGATCTGATCAGGTTATGGCTGTGGCAAAAGACTTGTTTGGGGATGCTCCTCGCACGCGAACAG GTTTCCCTAATGTAACAATGGCTCCTAACTGTGACCTAGAATCATCTCAAGGACCCATTGTACAAAAATGTGATCCTTCCACTCAGCTTTCCATCCTTAGTGAATCTGTCATGGATTCCCAG GCTCTTAATGAAGTGGAAGAGGAAGCATTATCAATCTATCAATCAGAAGATGGACACCAGGACTTTCTGAATTTCAAATCCAGTATCAGTTCTGACAG GCTACTTCGGTTATTGAGAGAAGAAAATTCCTTGGTGAATTCTCAGTTGTGGGCTGAAAAGGATATGAGAAGAACTACCTTATCACAGGAATCAAATATGCCTTTGACTCCAACAActgtttctccatcattggaTCAGTCAG CCCTCAATGCTACAAATGTAGTCAAGAGAATCCATTCAAGACTTCAGAATGAAGACGAAGAAGAGACTGTAGACTCCACTTACACTGTGAGACAAGTGCTGAACCCAAACtcaaggaaacaaaagcaaattgcaGCAAAAA tgaaaagaaaacaaactgcacagAACTCTGCAAGACAGAGCAGAGATGATTCTCCAGCTAATTCAATCCCCACTGACCTTCGGAGGGACAACAAATCCAGCCTAGATATTCTCAACCACATGATACATGAAGTGGAGCATGAATTGGAGGAATATGAGCGATATACAGGTCGTGAGGTTCAAAAAACTGAGAGAAGTGAAGGCCTCACTGGGTTTACGTTGTCACTGGTTAATGCTCTATGTCGTTTGATGCGCTACCTCAAAGAG aGTGAAATGCAGCTGCGTGAGAAAGAGGTGATGAGACAGCAGCATGAGGAGATGTTGAATGAACACAGAGAACTGATTGATGCTCTGACTGCAGAAATACTTCTAGTGAGGGAAGAAAACACTACTATCCAG AAGAAGCTTCAGCAATACATGATGGTAACAGATGAACAGCTGATTTCTCTCACACAAGCATTTAAAGGCCTCCCTTTGGTAGAACCTAGAAGAGAACAAAGTCCAAACAATTTTGGAATTGCAAGCAAAGGCCCAGTGAACGGGCAag TGTTTACAGCCGTTTCTCAGTCtcctgaaaacactgaaagagaacCATGCAAGGAAAGGAGCTCACCTTCTGACCTGCAAACACAGAGCACAACTGAGGAAAACTGTCTCATCTCTCGAAGGCAACCAGTTCCTCCTGCAGACAAAGACTTGGAGAGTTCCCATGGGAAAATCAGTCTGTCCTGCCCAGGTGACGCtagaaaaaacaacacagctaAAGAGTTATTTCAAAACGGTGATCTACTGGGACAGATAGCTGAGCTTACACGGCAGAACTCTCTAATTAAAGCTCAACTGAGCAAATTCAGAGGCTTCTCTGAAGACACAAGTGACTGCCTAcatcagccagacccaatacaaaatGCAAATCCTAGTCCAGACTCTTCACAAGGACAG ACTCATCTCATGGTATCAAAGAGCTTGGAGGAAAGAATAGCAGAGCTGAATCGTCAGAGTACAGAAGCACGTGATAAACTGTTGCAGCTAATAGACCAACAGAAATTAGCTGCTGCTGATGTGGTCCCTCCAACGATATCTCCTGTTCTGTCCCCATCCCTAAATTATACTG AAAATGCAAGGAGGACAATCGATGTGTCTATTCCCATGGCAGTTGCTATGGACAGCTCCAAAGAAGATAGTGTTTCCCCTGCCAGTATGACCAGTATAAGAAG GTCTGTAGGAGACTCTGGCAAACCTTGTTCACCCTTAAGTGCCTCATCAGAAAGTGTGAAATTAATTCCTGTCAGCCAAAGGCCAAAG